The Streptomyces sp. NBC_01237 genomic interval CAGCCGCCGCGCCCTCGCGGACCTGTCCGCCGTACGGACCCGATGGCGCCACGCCACGGCTCCCGTGCCGAACAAGGACACGCCCGTACGTGCACGAGCGGCATCACCACCACGAGCCGGCCCGCCCCAGGCCGCAGCACCCACCACACGGATCTCTCGTTGATCCCCAACCCCATCGGCGGCCGGACCAACAGCGCCCCGGCCGCCGAAGGAAGCGATCCTCGTGACCACTCCCTTCACCGACGCCCACGCCCGTCTCGACGCCCACCCCGGTCACCGCAGTGCTGTAGTTGCCACCATCACCGGCTCCCAGGCCCACATCGCCCACGTCGGGCTGGATGCCGCCGGCTGGACAGCTCTGGACAGGAACACGCTGGTCCTGGCACGCATCGACCGTGAGGAGCCGTACTGGGCCGCGGATGCGGCCCGCGAACTCCTCGCCGCCGGGATCACCGTCGAGATCGCGCCCCTGGTCCAGGCAGCAATGCGCAGGGACTGGACCTGGTCCGAGTTTCCAGTTCCCTGGTCCACCTGGGCCCAGACCCGGAAGGTTTCCGAGCAGGCCCAGACGATCTACGACGACATCCGCCACGGACACCTCCGCATCCACGCCCACGCCCAACACGGACACACCACGGTCGCCGTCGGCACCTACCTCGCATGCTTCGGCGGCGTCAAGAGCGTCCTTCTCCACGGCGAGAACCACCTGCGGAAGATCACCGGCACCTTCGACTCGCCCGCACAGGCCCTGACGGAATTCGAGAGGTGCCACGGCGCCGCCATGCTCATCGGGCCCCCAGAGCCCACTGAAACCGAGCGCGCCACGGCCGAAGCACGAACGTCCCTCAGTAGAAAAACCGGTGAGTCCGGGCACGCCATGCGGAACCCGGAGACCGTGCCGGCCTACGCCGCCGACGCCGGTGACCACAACGCCTTGCTCGACCAATTCCTCGACACGCACGGCCAATGGCAGAAGTGGCGTACCTGGTCCGACGACACCACCCACGCCATCCACGAAGACCAGACCCTGCGCATCGAACTAGCCCACGAACACCCCGCCCACCAGACCGCCTGGACCGTGGCCGCATACGAAACACCCGTCTCCGACCGGACGTGGGCTCTCACAGCAACCGGCACAACTCCAGCCCCGGTGCTGGAGGGCCTGCTGACACACCTAGCGATCATCGCCAACGCGGGCGCGGCCGAAGAGGGCCCCGTGGACGAGCAGGCTGCCACGACCGCCACTGAACCCCTCACCGAGGCTGGGTGGAAGCACACCGTGGAAGACGGACGCTGGATGCGCTGGACCTCACCCGCCGGCGACGCAGGTGTTCAGTTCCAAGCCGTCACCCAGCAGCCGGGACTGCATACCTGGACGGTCTGGGCCGGCCCGAGCCTCAACCGAGCAACCTGGATCCTCACAGCGTCCCCGAGCACGCCCGGCTCGCTGCTCGCCGACCTCTCCGAGACCCTTGCCCATGTAACCGGCATTCGCCAGGCCCCAGCTACAGGTCCCAGGCGCAAGACGGGCCTCGGCGAGTCGCCTCTGTCCATCCCGGGACTTAACTCCGTTCCCGCTGCGCGCCCTACCCGTTGAGTGCCGGGCCGGCAGAGCGGCGCAACATAGCGCGGGAGCGCCGGTTAGCCAAACCGGCGCTCCCGCGCATCATTGGTAGTCCACCGCCACGACCTGCCCGTACGTCGAAAGGCACCACCCGGACCGAGAACCGGCCGAGCGCGACACGCGCCTCGCCAGATACCCGCAACCGTTCACGCCGCTGCGTAGCTCGCACGGAACAGACTCTCAGCACGCTCCACGTCCCGCGTGGTGCGCAGCTGTACCTCCAGGTCGCCCGTGCCATGGTGGCCGAGCCCCGTCACGTCGCGGCTGAAGCCGGGCACGAGGTCGACCGCCTTGGGGTCGGCCTTGAGGTAGACGAGGAGCTTGCTCCGCTGCGGCGGGCAGACGCACGCGAAGTTCCGCAGCCGCTGATACGCCCGGTACTGCTTGCGCTGGATGCGGTTCACACCGTTGCCCAGGCCCAGCAGCATCTCGTCAACCGTTCGCACCAGATCGTCCATGGGTGCACTGCGGCCTTCGTCGGGCGACTGCCGGCGCGCCCGGCGGGCCGCCGGTGTCCGGCCGCTGACGGATGCCACGGTCTCAAGGCCGAGCAACGCGCTGCCGAAGAGGCGGTACCGCACCAGGTCGATGCTGCGTCTGTGCTCACCGACCGCGTGCACGTCATAGCGCGTGAAGTCGCCGGCGATGCACACCAGCCTCGGTCCGCTCCAGAGGACCTGGGCCGCTGCCGTCGGCCCAAGCCGGTGACGGACCAGGTGCTCGAACTCGCGGCGGTGGTCCATCAGCCACGACAGGTAGAACAACCCCTGGTTGATCACACCAGCGTCCGTGCCGCGCTTGTACTCGACGATGACCGGGCTGCCGTTCTCATCCAGCCCGAGCGAGTCGATCCGGCCGCCATGGACCGGCCCGGTGCTGTACTCGCTTGTCAGGAACCGGACACCCAGCAGGGCCTCCATGTTTGCCTCGACAAGGCTCTGCACGTCTGCCTCGACGTCAGCAAGACG includes:
- a CDS encoding DUF317 domain-containing protein, which codes for MTTPFTDAHARLDAHPGHRSAVVATITGSQAHIAHVGLDAAGWTALDRNTLVLARIDREEPYWAADAARELLAAGITVEIAPLVQAAMRRDWTWSEFPVPWSTWAQTRKVSEQAQTIYDDIRHGHLRIHAHAQHGHTTVAVGTYLACFGGVKSVLLHGENHLRKITGTFDSPAQALTEFERCHGAAMLIGPPEPTETERATAEARTSLSRKTGESGHAMRNPETVPAYAADAGDHNALLDQFLDTHGQWQKWRTWSDDTTHAIHEDQTLRIELAHEHPAHQTAWTVAAYETPVSDRTWALTATGTTPAPVLEGLLTHLAIIANAGAAEEGPVDEQAATTATEPLTEAGWKHTVEDGRWMRWTSPAGDAGVQFQAVTQQPGLHTWTVWAGPSLNRATWILTASPSTPGSLLADLSETLAHVTGIRQAPATGPRRKTGLGESPLSIPGLNSVPAARPTR
- a CDS encoding DUF5655 domain-containing protein — its product is MSGLKLFNTKGGVTEVTPRLADVEADVQSLVEANMEALLGVRFLTSEYSTGPVHGGRIDSLGLDENGSPVIVEYKRGTDAGVINQGLFYLSWLMDHRREFEHLVRHRLGPTAAAQVLWSGPRLVCIAGDFTRYDVHAVGEHRRSIDLVRYRLFGSALLGLETVASVSGRTPAARRARRQSPDEGRSAPMDDLVRTVDEMLLGLGNGVNRIQRKQYRAYQRLRNFACVCPPQRSKLLVYLKADPKAVDLVPGFSRDVTGLGHHGTGDLEVQLRTTRDVERAESLFRASYAAA